A single region of the Maylandia zebra isolate NMK-2024a linkage group LG17, Mzebra_GT3a, whole genome shotgun sequence genome encodes:
- the napepld gene encoding N-acyl-phosphatidylethanolamine-hydrolyzing phospholipase D isoform X1, producing METVLSKSGLLCLVCSCKFNKVKTRLNLVGFLGLHSLQVSIRWRNSSARCGRGAEAMEKPSSSDRAELEERKGLVEDGGEPRGAEGGEVDAWTPRKSSSSRKSFRLDYRLEEEVTKSCRDKHGRWANPWPTWRFPSYSMLFRFLFLEKDNSNVPSSKEALDRELPVMEPYFVQNPNLSGSGPGLRVTWLGHATVLVEIDGVNVLTDPIFSQRASPIQYMGPKRFRGPPCTVEQLPRIDAVVISHSHYDHLDAGSVASLNARFGGELRWFVPMGLMDWLMKMGCENVMELDWWEENCVPGHDDVTFVCTPSQHWSKRTAWDDNKSLWSSWTVLGPDHRFFFAGDTGYCSSFAEIGRRFGPFDLAAIPIGAYLPRDVMKGQHVDPEEAVQIHEDLQARQSVAIHWGTFALAYEYYLDPPLRLREALEQKGLKPDCFFTLHHGESRLISAQDEDVFD from the exons ATGGAAACAGTGTTGTCCAAGTCTGGACTGTTGTGTTTGGTATGTAGTTGTAAGTTTAATAAGGTTAAGACGCGACTGAATTTAGTGGGTTTCCTTGGGTTACATTCCCTTCAGGTGTCCATCAGGTGGAGGAACTCGAG tgctaGGTGTGGTCGGGGCGCTGAAGCCATGGAGAAGCCATCATCTTCAGACAGAGCTGAGCTCGAGGAGAGAAAAGGCCTGGTGGAG GATGGTGGCGAGCCTAGAGGTGCTGAGGGTGGAGAGGTGGATGCTTGGACTCCAAGGAAGAGCAGCTCCTCCCGCAAAAGCTTCCGCCTGGACTACCGACTGGAG GAAGAAGTGACAAAGTCGTGTCGGGACAAACATGGCCGCTGGGCTAACCCCTGGCCAACGTGGCGCTTTCCTTCCTACTCGATGCTGTTCAGGTTCCTGTTCTTAGAAAAAGATAACAGCAATGTACCTTCTAGTAAAGAG GCCCTGGATCGTGAGCTCCCTGTGATGGAGCCATACTTTGTGCAGAACCCAAACCTCTCTGGCTCTGGTCCAGGACTGAGAGTCACATGGCTGGGCCATGCCACAGTTCTGGTTGAAATCGATGGGGTGAATGTTCTGACAGATCCAATCTTCAGTCAGAGGGCATCGCCGATCCAATATATGGGACCCAAAAGATTCAGAGGTCCTCCTTGCACTGTGGAGCAG CTTCCTAGGATTGATGCAGTGGTCATCAGTCACTCTCATTACGATCATCTGGATGCTGGATCTGTGGCCAGTCTTAATGCTCGCTTCGGAGGAGAGCTACGCTG GTTCGTGCCAATGGGTTTGATGGACTGGCTGATGAAGATGGGCTGTGAGAATGTGATGGAGCTGGACTGGTGGGAGGAGAACTGTGTCCCAGGTCATGATGATGTCACGTTTGTTTGCACACCCTCACAGCACTGGAGCAAACGCACAGCATGGGATGATAACAAA tCTTTATGGAGCAGCTGGACCGTTTTGGGTCCAGACCATCGTTTCTTCTTTGCTGGCGACACTGGCTACTGTTCTTCCTTTGCGGAAATAGGACGACGCTTTGGACCATTTGACCTTGCAGCAATCCCTATCGGAGCATACCTGCCCAG AGACGTGATGAAAGGACAGCATGTAGATCCAGAGGAGGCCGTTCAGATTCACGAGGACCTTCAGGCCAGACAGTCGGTGGCCATTCACTGGGGCACCTTTGCCCTCGCGTATGAG